The Deltaproteobacteria bacterium genome window below encodes:
- the obgE gene encoding GTPase ObgE — protein sequence MKFIDEAKIYVKAGDGGRGCVSFRREKYVPKGGPDGGNGGRGGDVILIAEGRLASLLDFKYKREYKAERGQHGMGSMCSGRDGLDLRINVPVGTVVKDADTEEVLADLVEDGQEYLVSRGGRGGKGNAHFATSTHQTPRFAQPGEPGEERNLKLELKLLADVGIIGFPNAGKSTLISHISAAKPRIADYPFTTLVPNLGIVKFGDFGGFVVADIPGLIEGAHEGKGLGVRFLKHIERTSIFIHMLDLSPASGRDPKDDFEIVNRELRAFKAELTERPQVVALNKTDMPEAEEKVPELLKFFNGLGIKVFSISAATGKGLKELVNFVGKAVADSKGGVASEAK from the coding sequence ATGAAGTTCATCGATGAGGCAAAGATATATGTAAAGGCCGGAGACGGCGGAAGGGGCTGCGTAAGCTTCAGGCGCGAGAAATACGTGCCAAAGGGCGGCCCTGACGGCGGCAACGGCGGAAGAGGCGGGGACGTCATCCTCATTGCCGAGGGCAGGCTTGCGAGCCTCCTTGATTTCAAGTACAAGCGCGAATACAAGGCGGAGCGGGGCCAGCACGGCATGGGCAGCATGTGCAGCGGCAGGGACGGGCTTGACTTGAGGATAAATGTGCCCGTGGGCACGGTCGTAAAGGACGCGGACACCGAAGAGGTGCTGGCTGATCTCGTAGAGGACGGCCAGGAGTACCTGGTCTCGCGGGGCGGCAGGGGCGGCAAGGGGAACGCCCATTTCGCGACCTCCACCCACCAGACGCCGAGGTTCGCCCAGCCAGGGGAGCCCGGCGAGGAAAGGAACCTTAAGCTCGAGCTCAAGCTCCTTGCCGACGTCGGCATAATAGGCTTCCCGAACGCGGGGAAATCGACCCTCATCTCTCACATCTCGGCTGCAAAGCCGAGGATTGCCGACTACCCTTTCACGACCCTCGTCCCGAACCTCGGCATAGTGAAATTCGGAGATTTCGGCGGGTTCGTCGTGGCTGACATCCCGGGCCTCATAGAGGGGGCGCACGAGGGCAAAGGTCTCGGCGTGAGGTTTTTGAAGCACATCGAGCGCACGAGCATATTCATCCATATGCTGGACCTCTCTCCCGCTTCCGGCAGGGACCCTAAAGATGACTTCGAGATAGTGAACCGGGAGCTAAGGGCCTTCAAGGCCGAGCTTACGGAGCGCCCCCAGGTGGTTGCGCTCAATAAGACCGACATGCCGGAGGCGGAAGAGAAGGTCCCGGAGTTATTGAAATTTTTTAACGGTTTGGGTATAAAGGTGTTCTCCATCTCAGCCGCCACGGGCAAGGGCCTCAAGGAGCTTGTCAATTTTGTGGGTAAGGCGGTAGCGGATTCGAAGGGCGGGGTAGCATCCGAGGCAAAGTGA
- the rpmA gene encoding 50S ribosomal protein L27 — MAHKKAGGSSRNGRDSNGQRRGVKRFSGQAVSAGSIIVRQVGSKVYPGSNAGMGRDFTIFAKVSGVVQFEDRGAKKVVNILPQ; from the coding sequence GTGGCTCATAAAAAGGCAGGCGGAAGCTCAAGGAACGGAAGGGATTCGAACGGCCAGAGAAGGGGCGTAAAGCGCTTCTCGGGCCAGGCCGTTTCCGCGGGCTCCATAATAGTGAGGCAGGTCGGGAGCAAGGTATATCCCGGCTCGAACGCCGGCATGGGCAGGGACTTCACCATATTCGCCAAGGTAAGCGGGGTAGTCCAGTTCGAGGACAGGGGAGCCAAGAAGGTCGTAAACATCCTTCCGCAGTAA
- the rplU gene encoding 50S ribosomal protein L21 has translation MYAVIKTGGKQYRVSEGDVLNVEKLSGEPGARIELSDVLAVGEGESIKVGSPRVEGAVVVAEILTHDKDRKVIIYKKKRRKGYDKRQGHRQPFTSIKIQEIRS, from the coding sequence ATGTATGCGGTCATAAAAACAGGCGGAAAGCAGTACAGGGTCTCAGAAGGAGACGTCCTCAATGTGGAGAAGCTCTCCGGAGAGCCCGGTGCGAGAATCGAGCTTTCCGATGTGCTTGCGGTCGGCGAGGGAGAGAGCATAAAGGTCGGCTCCCCGAGGGTAGAAGGGGCGGTAGTCGTCGCCGAGATACTCACCCATGACAAGGACAGGAAGGTAATCATCTACAAGAAGAAGAGGAGGAAGGGCTACGATAAGCGCCAGGGTCACAGGCAGCCTTTCACCAGCATAAAGATACAGGAAATCAGGTCTTGA
- a CDS encoding MFS transporter, whose translation MDRGGGEKKYILGLNRNVFYTGVVSMLMDVSSEMVYPLLPLFLTTVLGATKTAVGIIEGIAETTASILKIFSGWLSDKLGKRKLLMGAGYGISAVSRPLIAIATAWSHVLGARFIDRVGKGTRTAPRDAIIADSTEREKLGLAFGFHRSMDTIGAIIGPGIAFLLLLVFVGNLRLVFFLSTIPAVISVLVIIFFITEKRRAREEAASLPRFSISDFDGPFRRYLVVVGVFSLGYFADAFVILRAEDLGVKSALIPIIYLAFNIVYALSSTPMGALADRIGLRRMVLAGFVYYSFIFVLIAFSTEALHIWILFPLYGIYKGMSEGTLRAYLATLAPPERKATAFGVYHTVVGLMLLPASVVAGYLWDTVGPEATFLYGSGMSALAALIFVVFRPGKRQ comes from the coding sequence ATGGACCGGGGCGGAGGAGAAAAAAAATACATCCTGGGGCTTAACCGGAACGTCTTCTATACCGGTGTCGTGAGCATGCTGATGGACGTCTCGTCCGAGATGGTCTACCCGCTGCTGCCGCTTTTCCTTACCACAGTCCTCGGCGCGACAAAGACAGCGGTCGGCATAATCGAGGGCATAGCCGAGACGACGGCCTCCATCCTGAAAATCTTCTCGGGCTGGCTCTCGGACAAGCTCGGCAAAAGAAAGCTCCTCATGGGCGCCGGCTACGGCATATCCGCCGTGAGCAGGCCGCTCATCGCGATCGCAACGGCATGGTCGCACGTCCTCGGGGCTCGGTTCATAGACAGGGTCGGAAAGGGCACGAGGACCGCCCCGCGGGACGCAATAATAGCGGACTCGACTGAACGGGAAAAGCTCGGCCTCGCGTTCGGATTCCACAGGTCGATGGATACCATAGGGGCCATAATAGGCCCTGGCATCGCGTTCCTTTTACTCCTTGTATTCGTAGGAAACCTGAGACTCGTATTCTTTCTCTCGACCATACCGGCCGTAATATCCGTCCTGGTCATAATATTCTTTATTACCGAAAAGAGGCGGGCACGGGAAGAGGCGGCAAGTCTCCCGAGGTTCTCAATTTCCGACTTCGACGGCCCGTTCAGACGCTACCTCGTCGTGGTGGGGGTTTTCTCGCTCGGTTACTTCGCGGACGCCTTCGTGATACTCAGGGCCGAAGACCTGGGCGTCAAGAGCGCCCTCATCCCCATAATCTATCTCGCGTTCAACATCGTATACGCGCTCTCCTCGACGCCGATGGGCGCGCTGGCTGACAGGATAGGCCTCCGTCGCATGGTGCTGGCGGGCTTCGTTTATTACTCCTTTATATTCGTCCTGATAGCCTTCTCTACCGAAGCTCTCCACATATGGATACTCTTTCCGCTCTACGGCATATACAAGGGCATGAGCGAGGGGACCCTCCGGGCCTATCTCGCTACTCTCGCCCCGCCGGAGCGGAAGGCCACGGCTTTCGGCGTGTATCATACGGTCGTCGGGCTCATGCTCCTCCCGGCGAGCGTAGTAGCAGGCTACCTCTGGGACACCGTGGGCCCGGAAGCTACGTTCCTTTACGGAAGCGGCATGTCAGCCTTAGCCGCCCTTATTTTCGTGGTATTCAGGCCTGGGAAAAGACAATAG
- a CDS encoding DUF3108 domain-containing protein encodes MRHSIKYFFRLSFFILLLASIAAPLHAGSGNEKTIGQAFAGEELVYEIGFWIFDDVAEGRLKIEEGEGGLYTATLTAQTSGFVGTILRHRRDKYIATLRMADDGKRFVTESFDKEVEIDGKDKKRAVHTVDYVKRTVSWDYWKGGKKEKEGSADIPEGMFVDDPIAAFYNFRFGSYGKIEEGRVYNIASFPRDGRFPEISIRIVPEKELKKKRKRRTSDYLADARIDKDLFGSKNGEIEINFTNGMLPVQAVAKGVLLFGDVKGKLREVNLSRTEPVPNAANPALLSFPRPEYHENKGG; translated from the coding sequence ATGCGTCATTCAATTAAATACTTTTTCCGTTTAAGTTTCTTTATACTTCTCCTGGCCTCGATAGCCGCCCCCCTGCATGCAGGATCCGGAAACGAAAAGACGATCGGCCAGGCGTTTGCCGGCGAAGAGCTAGTCTATGAAATAGGTTTCTGGATATTCGACGACGTCGCTGAAGGCAGGCTCAAGATAGAGGAAGGGGAAGGCGGCCTATACACCGCAACCCTTACGGCCCAGACCTCCGGCTTCGTAGGAACGATTTTGCGCCACAGGCGGGATAAGTATATCGCCACGCTGAGGATGGCCGACGACGGCAAAAGGTTCGTGACCGAGAGCTTTGATAAAGAGGTCGAGATAGACGGGAAGGACAAGAAAAGAGCGGTCCATACCGTGGATTACGTGAAAAGGACCGTGAGCTGGGACTATTGGAAGGGCGGGAAAAAGGAGAAGGAGGGGTCGGCAGACATACCGGAGGGCATGTTCGTTGACGACCCGATAGCCGCCTTCTATAACTTCAGGTTCGGGTCCTACGGGAAGATAGAGGAAGGGCGAGTCTATAATATCGCTAGCTTCCCCAGGGACGGCCGTTTCCCCGAGATAAGCATAAGGATAGTGCCTGAAAAGGAGCTTAAGAAGAAAAGGAAAAGGAGGACCTCCGACTACCTGGCGGATGCCCGGATAGACAAGGACCTCTTCGGATCCAAAAACGGCGAGATAGAGATAAATTTCACGAACGGGATGCTGCCTGTGCAGGCCGTCGCAAAAGGAGTGCTTCTCTTCGGCGACGTAAAAGGCAAGCTCCGCGAGGTAAACCTTTCCCGCACTGAACCTGTTCCCAACGCAGCCAATCCAGCCCTATTGTCTTTTCCCAGGCCTGAATACCACGAAAATAAGGGCGGCTAA
- the mobB gene encoding molybdopterin-guanine dinucleotide biosynthesis protein B, translated as MAPIVSIVGKSGSGKTTLLEKVISELTRRGYRVGVLKHDAHGFEIDHEGKDSWRHKQAGARVVALSSPEKFAVIKDVEKEWPPERLIASYLSGVDVVVLEGFKKSPFPKIEVVRKANSSRPVCGKDKLLMAFASDFKVSRRLPVYKLNDFKGISDLIEERIIKGHRDPGVSLLVNGVKVELKPFIENLLRDGVTGMIKSLKGCGQADEIEIKITGRGS; from the coding sequence ATGGCGCCCATCGTATCCATAGTCGGTAAATCCGGGAGCGGCAAGACAACGCTCCTAGAGAAGGTCATCTCCGAGCTTACACGGAGGGGCTACAGGGTCGGCGTATTGAAACACGACGCGCACGGCTTCGAGATAGACCACGAGGGCAAGGACTCCTGGAGGCACAAGCAGGCTGGCGCAAGGGTAGTCGCGCTCTCTTCTCCGGAGAAGTTCGCTGTAATAAAGGACGTCGAAAAGGAATGGCCGCCCGAGAGGCTCATCGCGTCCTATCTTTCCGGGGTGGACGTGGTCGTCCTCGAAGGCTTCAAGAAATCGCCCTTCCCCAAGATAGAGGTGGTGCGGAAGGCGAACTCGTCGAGGCCGGTCTGCGGAAAAGACAAGTTGCTAATGGCCTTTGCTTCGGACTTCAAGGTTAGCAGGCGGCTGCCGGTCTACAAGCTCAATGATTTCAAAGGTATATCCGACCTCATCGAGGAGAGGATAATAAAGGGGCACAGGGACCCAGGCGTAAGCCTTTTGGTTAACGGGGTCAAGGTTGAGCTTAAGCCCTTTATTGAGAACCTCTTGAGGGACGGAGTGACCGGCATGATAAAGAGCCTCAAGGGATGCGGCCAAGCCGATGAAATCGAAATAAAAATCACCGGGCGCGGCTCGTAG
- a CDS encoding molybdenum cofactor guanylyltransferase, with protein MTGAILAGGQSRRMGFNKAFIDTPQGTIIERTVLVVESIFDPVFIIANDIALYGGLGPLVHEDIIKGAGSLGGIYTALYRSESEHAFVTACDMPHLDAGCLMAVAERASEADCVIPFIGGMLHPMHAAYSKRCMSAIEEMVRAGNLRINDLFGKVDTVRLTEKDFPGLDISKSVENVNTRDDLKRAGIDEK; from the coding sequence ATGACCGGAGCTATACTCGCTGGCGGCCAGAGCCGGCGCATGGGCTTCAACAAGGCCTTCATAGATACTCCCCAGGGGACTATAATAGAAAGGACCGTCCTCGTCGTGGAGTCGATCTTCGACCCCGTTTTCATAATCGCGAACGATATTGCCCTGTACGGCGGCCTGGGCCCCCTTGTGCACGAGGACATAATAAAGGGTGCCGGGAGCCTGGGCGGGATCTACACCGCCCTTTACCGTTCGGAATCGGAACACGCGTTCGTAACGGCCTGCGACATGCCTCATCTCGACGCGGGGTGCCTAATGGCGGTCGCGGAAAGGGCCTCGGAAGCGGATTGCGTTATACCTTTCATAGGCGGCATGCTCCACCCCATGCACGCGGCCTACTCCAAAAGGTGCATGTCGGCAATAGAAGAGATGGTAAGGGCCGGGAACCTGAGGATAAACGACCTCTTCGGAAAGGTAGATACTGTGAGGCTTACGGAAAAGGACTTTCCTGGACTCGACATATCCAAATCGGTCGAGAACGTGAACACCAGAGACGACCTCAAAAGGGCCGGGATAGATGAAAAGTAA
- the mazG gene encoding nucleoside triphosphate pyrophosphohydrolase, with protein sequence MKSNGKADIGKLETLMERLRAENGCPWDRAQSMDSLVPFIIEEAYEVICAIDSGISDEIRDELGDLLFQVIFVSQIAREKGEFTLAEVIDRSHSKMISRHPHVFGEARAETPEEVLRQWAEIKKKEKKGKEPGGRLAGVPEVLPALLRAHKISQKAAKAGFDWENTEEVLEKLDEELDEFKEAVRKEEPLQMEEELGDMLFTLVNVGRFLEVNPEDALRKTVAKFITRFHHIESELLKKGRDLSSTPMDELERLWQQAKSPKKQD encoded by the coding sequence ATGAAAAGTAACGGGAAAGCGGATATCGGAAAGCTTGAAACCCTGATGGAGAGGCTACGGGCAGAGAACGGCTGCCCCTGGGACAGGGCGCAGTCCATGGATTCCCTCGTGCCTTTCATAATCGAGGAGGCCTACGAGGTCATTTGCGCCATAGACTCCGGTATTTCCGATGAAATCCGGGACGAGCTAGGAGACCTCCTATTTCAGGTCATATTCGTCTCACAAATAGCCCGGGAAAAAGGGGAATTCACGCTCGCGGAAGTGATCGACCGCTCGCACTCGAAGATGATAAGCCGCCACCCCCATGTGTTCGGAGAGGCCAGGGCCGAAACGCCTGAAGAGGTGCTCCGTCAATGGGCTGAAATAAAAAAGAAGGAGAAGAAAGGCAAGGAGCCTGGCGGACGCCTTGCCGGGGTCCCTGAAGTCCTGCCCGCCCTCTTGAGGGCGCACAAGATAAGCCAGAAGGCGGCAAAGGCGGGCTTTGACTGGGAGAACACCGAAGAGGTACTGGAAAAACTCGATGAGGAGCTTGATGAATTCAAGGAGGCGGTAAGGAAAGAAGAACCCCTTCAAATGGAAGAGGAGCTCGGTGACATGCTCTTCACCCTCGTCAACGTCGGGAGGTTCCTCGAGGTAAACCCCGAGGACGCTCTGAGAAAAACCGTCGCGAAGTTCATAACCCGCTTCCACCACATCGAAAGCGAGCTCCTTAAAAAGGGCCGCGACCTCTCATCCACCCCCATGGACGAGCTCGAACGCCTCTGGCAACAGGCAAAATCGCCGAAGAAACAGGATTAG
- the murJ gene encoding murein biosynthesis integral membrane protein MurJ, which translates to MSHERRITGAASVISALTAASRVLGYLRDAALAYVFGAGLLADAFFMAFRISNLLRRLVGEGALTSSFIPIFTDEMSRRDRNSLRTLASSVFTLFALILAALTIIGIIFSREIVWVMAPGFLSEPGKFELTVSLTRWMFPYMLFVGLMGIAMGVLNSYRHFTAPALSPVLFNIAIIASIFAVAPYLASPVYALVVGVLVGGAFQLLLQVPFLGKFGMLPRPSFGFRDSAIRKIFALMGPAAFGIGVYQLNIFVTMWFASGLPEGAVSYLYYAGRLMELPLGVFGVSVTTAVLPSLSEQVTRQDWEGFKGSISFAVRMVNFVMIPATIGLLVLSYPIIELLFRRGEFSSVDAAGTATALYFYAFGLVPVAIARILTSVFYSLKDTMTPVWIALIAFLFNAVFCFLLIGPLGHGGLALATTLAALVNCSILFVVLRMKFGRFGVTGMFVSGLRSTGAALVMGALVYLLAFGIVDISGGMWKAVLLSACLGLGVISYIAASRLMGVTELAFLKGFLFRRGKKAG; encoded by the coding sequence GTGAGCCACGAAAGGAGGATCACCGGGGCCGCCTCTGTCATAAGCGCCCTTACGGCGGCAAGCAGGGTGCTCGGTTATTTAAGGGACGCGGCCCTTGCCTACGTCTTCGGCGCCGGCCTCCTTGCAGACGCTTTCTTCATGGCCTTCAGGATATCGAACCTTCTCAGGAGGCTCGTTGGCGAGGGCGCCCTTACCTCCTCCTTCATCCCCATATTCACCGACGAGATGAGCAGAAGGGACAGGAACTCCTTGAGGACTCTCGCCTCGAGCGTCTTCACTCTTTTCGCCCTCATCCTTGCCGCCCTCACCATAATCGGCATCATCTTCTCAAGGGAGATAGTCTGGGTCATGGCCCCGGGATTCCTCTCGGAACCCGGGAAGTTCGAGCTTACGGTTTCCCTCACCAGATGGATGTTCCCCTACATGCTATTCGTAGGCCTGATGGGCATCGCCATGGGGGTCCTCAATTCCTACAGGCATTTCACGGCCCCGGCTCTTTCGCCGGTCCTTTTTAATATAGCTATCATTGCGAGCATCTTCGCCGTAGCCCCGTACCTCGCCTCCCCGGTATACGCCCTTGTCGTGGGGGTGCTTGTGGGCGGCGCTTTCCAGCTCCTTCTGCAGGTACCTTTCCTTGGTAAGTTCGGAATGCTCCCAAGGCCATCCTTCGGGTTCAGGGACAGCGCCATAAGGAAGATTTTCGCCCTCATGGGGCCTGCCGCCTTCGGCATAGGGGTTTATCAGCTCAATATATTCGTTACCATGTGGTTCGCCTCCGGGCTACCCGAGGGCGCGGTCTCGTACCTCTATTACGCCGGAAGGCTGATGGAACTCCCGCTCGGAGTATTCGGTGTGTCTGTAACGACCGCGGTGCTCCCGAGCCTCTCGGAGCAGGTGACGAGGCAAGACTGGGAAGGCTTCAAGGGCTCGATCTCCTTTGCCGTAAGGATGGTGAATTTTGTCATGATACCGGCGACCATCGGCCTCCTGGTACTCTCCTATCCGATTATCGAGCTCCTTTTCAGGAGAGGGGAGTTCAGCTCCGTTGACGCCGCCGGAACCGCAACCGCCCTATATTTCTACGCCTTCGGCCTCGTGCCCGTGGCAATCGCCAGGATTCTCACGTCTGTCTTCTATTCGCTCAAGGACACCATGACCCCGGTCTGGATAGCCCTCATAGCATTCCTTTTCAATGCGGTCTTCTGCTTTCTACTCATAGGCCCGCTCGGCCATGGCGGGCTCGCGCTGGCAACGACCCTCGCGGCTCTTGTGAATTGCTCGATACTCTTCGTCGTCCTCCGGATGAAGTTCGGGCGTTTCGGCGTGACCGGGATGTTCGTCTCAGGGCTTAGGTCCACAGGAGCTGCGCTCGTCATGGGCGCCCTCGTATATTTACTGGCGTTTGGCATCGTAGATATTTCGGGAGGGATGTGGAAGGCGGTCCTCTTAAGCGCCTGTCTCGGATTGGGCGTTATCTCCTATATCGCTGCATCCAGGCTCATGGGCGTGACTGAGCTCGCGTTTTTAAAAGGTTTTTTATTTCGGAGGGGCAAAAAGGCGGGTTAA
- the rpsT gene encoding 30S ribosomal protein S20: MANHASAIKRHKQSEKRKQRNASVKSSLRTAVKKVKEAVSAGKADEAKANLKSAITELDKAASKGVLHRNNAARRVSRLSKLVNEKAK; the protein is encoded by the coding sequence TTGGCCAATCACGCGTCGGCAATAAAGAGGCACAAGCAGAGCGAGAAGAGGAAGCAGAGGAACGCTTCCGTCAAGTCCTCGTTGAGGACAGCCGTAAAAAAGGTTAAAGAAGCGGTTTCGGCAGGAAAGGCCGATGAGGCGAAGGCGAACCTCAAGAGCGCGATAACCGAGCTTGACAAGGCCGCCTCCAAAGGCGTTCTCCACAGGAATAACGCCGCCAGAAGGGTATCGCGCCTTTCGAAGCTCGTGAACGAGAAGGCGAAATGA
- the mgtE gene encoding magnesium transporter produces MRRRLPVHDEVRRTLIQGETGPILALAGELHTADLAHYLSELLPEKAAHALMALPERKQAEVLSYFPFHYQLALVKELGPGRLGPIMNLMSHDDRADLLKALPEDLRYDVLHSMAKAEREDIILLGSYPEGSAGSIMTSDYAVLYPELTAGDSVEALRREAPEKETIDRAFVIDPDRRLLGTVRLQALVFAKPGTLVREIMEGLTHAVRAQDTAEHAARQIARYDIPALPVVDDENRLVGIITHDDAMDVLQAEATEDFHKAGTIGKLPGNVRTASAWLLYRKRVVWLVLLVFGNIFSGAGIAYFEDTIAAFVTLVFFLPLLIDSGGNAGSQAATLMIRALATGDVEIKDWGRMLGREIFIALALGLTMAAAVSLIGIVRGGPGIALVVSLSMLAVVIVGSLFGLSLPFILSRLKMDPAAASAPLITSVADALGIVIYFLIANALLMRGV; encoded by the coding sequence ATGAGAAGACGCCTTCCTGTCCATGACGAGGTCCGGAGGACCCTGATTCAAGGAGAAACCGGCCCGATACTGGCGCTTGCCGGGGAACTCCATACCGCCGACCTCGCGCATTACCTTAGCGAGCTCCTTCCAGAAAAGGCGGCGCACGCTCTGATGGCGCTCCCGGAAAGGAAACAGGCCGAGGTCTTAAGCTATTTTCCCTTCCACTACCAGCTCGCGCTCGTAAAAGAACTTGGCCCCGGAAGGCTCGGGCCGATAATGAATCTCATGTCGCACGACGACCGCGCCGACCTATTGAAGGCCCTCCCCGAGGACCTCCGCTATGACGTCCTTCATTCCATGGCAAAGGCGGAGCGCGAGGACATTATATTGCTCGGGTCCTACCCCGAGGGGAGCGCCGGGTCAATAATGACATCCGACTACGCGGTCCTCTACCCCGAGCTTACAGCCGGGGATTCGGTCGAGGCGTTAAGGAGGGAAGCGCCGGAGAAGGAGACCATCGACCGGGCGTTCGTAATAGATCCGGACCGCCGTCTACTCGGGACAGTGAGGCTCCAGGCCCTGGTCTTCGCAAAACCCGGCACGCTCGTGCGGGAGATCATGGAGGGGCTTACCCACGCCGTAAGGGCGCAAGATACCGCCGAACACGCGGCAAGGCAGATAGCACGCTACGACATACCGGCCTTACCGGTCGTTGACGATGAAAACAGGCTCGTCGGCATCATCACCCATGACGACGCAATGGACGTACTGCAGGCGGAGGCAACCGAAGACTTCCACAAGGCCGGGACCATAGGTAAACTTCCGGGAAACGTCCGGACCGCGAGCGCATGGCTCCTCTACAGGAAGCGGGTAGTATGGCTGGTCCTACTCGTATTCGGGAATATCTTTTCCGGCGCAGGCATCGCCTACTTCGAGGATACCATCGCCGCCTTCGTCACACTGGTATTTTTCCTCCCTCTCCTCATTGACAGCGGCGGAAACGCTGGCTCGCAGGCCGCCACCCTGATGATACGCGCGCTCGCGACCGGAGACGTAGAGATAAAAGACTGGGGACGGATGCTCGGGCGCGAGATCTTCATCGCGCTCGCCCTCGGGCTAACGATGGCCGCGGCCGTCTCTCTCATAGGTATCGTGCGCGGCGGGCCGGGAATAGCGCTCGTCGTGTCGCTCTCGATGCTGGCGGTCGTGATCGTGGGGAGCCTTTTCGGCCTGAGCCTGCCCTTTATACTGAGCCGCCTCAAGATGGACCCCGCGGCCGCAAGCGCGCCCCTTATAACCTCGGTCGCCGACGCTTTGGGCATAGTCATTTATTTTCTGATAGCGAATGCGTTACTGATGAGGGGGGTTTAG
- the arfB gene encoding aminoacyl-tRNA hydrolase, producing the protein MIKVTDRIWLHEGELSWEFVRAGGPGGQHVNKASTAVQLRFNVDSSSLPQDVKDRLRSIAGHRLTAGGDVVIEARESRSQERNRNEALQKLTELLSRAAEKPRRRRKTKPTAASKERRLKAKAVRGAKKKMRRKGGEE; encoded by the coding sequence ATGATCAAGGTGACAGACAGGATATGGCTCCATGAGGGCGAGCTTTCGTGGGAGTTTGTCCGCGCCGGGGGGCCGGGCGGGCAGCACGTAAACAAGGCCTCGACAGCAGTGCAGCTCAGGTTCAATGTCGACTCGTCCTCTTTGCCTCAGGATGTCAAGGACAGGCTCAGGTCAATTGCCGGGCACAGGCTTACTGCGGGAGGGGATGTAGTCATAGAGGCCCGGGAGTCCAGGAGCCAGGAACGGAACAGAAACGAAGCCCTTCAAAAGCTGACAGAGCTTTTATCGCGCGCGGCGGAAAAGCCGAGGCGGAGGAGAAAGACGAAACCCACTGCGGCGTCAAAGGAACGGCGCCTGAAGGCCAAGGCCGTAAGGGGTGCTAAAAAGAAGATGAGGAGAAAGGGAGGGGAGGAGTAG